One Pleurocapsa sp. PCC 7327 DNA segment encodes these proteins:
- a CDS encoding single-stranded DNA-binding protein, which translates to MSLNVVHLVGRAGRDPEVKCFESGSVLCTLTLAVNRPTSKNDEPDWFNLKIWGKTAEVAANYVRKGSLIGIQGTLTIETWTDDKTGTERSTPVIRVDRLDLLGSKRDADSSAVGGYGSGNSEF; encoded by the coding sequence ATGAGTCTGAATGTCGTACATTTGGTAGGTCGCGCCGGCAGAGATCCGGAAGTTAAATGTTTTGAATCGGGAAGCGTCTTGTGTACGTTAACTTTAGCGGTAAATCGCCCTACCAGTAAAAATGACGAACCCGATTGGTTTAATCTGAAAATTTGGGGCAAAACGGCAGAAGTTGCTGCTAACTACGTTCGGAAGGGAAGTTTGATCGGCATTCAGGGGACGTTGACAATCGAAACTTGGACGGATGACAAGACAGGAACTGAGCGTTCGACTCCCGTTATTAGAGTGGATAGACTCGATTTGTTAGGCTCGAAGCGGGACGCCGACTCCAGCGCAGTCGGCGGCTACGGTAGCGGCAACAGCGAGTTTTAA